One genomic window of Corticium candelabrum chromosome 9, ooCorCand1.1, whole genome shotgun sequence includes the following:
- the LOC134184902 gene encoding integrin alpha-X-like produces the protein MQLRGSCCCDEPSLYKDNKAARKSLLVDGLISSSRSLSVKMMTLRVQILSLVSVFFVLQTNPSYAVPINVDEDFLKPLCENPPPVLRLVCKSLFGVTCPTQAKLGDWAYNGREVDGSLNSTAASACPGVRLQTYERTTNLSTILSECHSKVIVQTEEEYRCPPTTKEKAAALTRIFGSFGPPPPPVVQPSAAAATVEPTTALPVRAKRQECYYNDAIDLAILIDASGSVGSPNFYQSVEDVATLIENTCNDFKCGSPQIRVAVVTFASSPVTVFDLAYSAANHHNRQDIIDSILTTHYTNGGTATRSALEHVRDNIFSASHGMRRHSKKKLMVLTDGNHNGGQDPKDVAESLHERPGSDQVDVFALGIGSGISFQNVKNLNHASDLNKILPFLTYTSFAEFSQGVQVVAADAQANTNSCSSSAFKK, from the exons ATGCAATTACGAGGTTCCTGCTGTTGCGATGAGCCTTCACTATATAAAGATAACAAAGCAGCTCGAAAGTCATTACTCGTCGACGGTCTGATCAGCTCGAGTCGATCGCTCTCTGTGAAGATGATGACTCTGCGTGTACAGATCCTCTCTCTCGTTTCTGTCTTCTTCGTTCTGCAGACAAATCCCAGTTATGCCGTACCGATCAATGTAGACGAAGACTTTTTGAAACCTCTCTGCGAGAACCCGCCACCGGTTTTACGACTCGTGTGCAAGAGTCTGTTTGGTGTCACGTGTCCGACACAAGCCAAGTTGGGAGATTGGGCATACAATGGTAGAGAAGTCGACGGCTCGCTCAATAGCACCGCCGCTAGCGCTTGTCCCGGCGTAAGACTGCAGACGTACGAAAGAACAACGAATCTCTCGACTATTCTGTCTGAATGTCATTCAAAAGTAATCGTCCAAACAGAAGAAGAATACCGAT GTCCACCTACGACAAAAGAAAAGGCTGCTGCTCTAACTCGCATATTTGGAAGCTTTGGGCCACCGCCACCCCCAGTTGTACAACCATCGGCTGCTGCTGCGACGGTAGAGCCGACGACGGCACTCCCCGTAAGAGCAAAACGTCAAGAATGCTACTACAACGACGCCATAGACCTCGCCATTCTTATCGATGCCTCTGGCAGCGTTGGCAGCCCAAACTTCTACCAATCCGTCGAGGACGTAGCCACGTTGATCGAAAACACTTGCAATGACTTCAAATGTGGTTCTCCACAGATCAGAGTGGCCGTGGTGACGTTCGCATCTTCTCCCGTCACCGTGTTCGACTTGGCCTACTCGGCAGCAAACCACCACAATCGCCAAGACATAATCGACAGCATCCTGACAACACACTACACGAACGGCGGCACCGCGACACGTTCGGCTCTCGAGCACGTCCGTGACAACATTTTCAGCGCCAGCCATGGTATGAGACGACACAGTAAGAAAAAACTCATGGTACTGACAGACGGTAACCACAACGGCGGACAAGACCCCAAAGACGTGGCAGAGAGCTTGCACGAGCGACCGGGTAGCGATCAAGTCGACGTCTTTGCCCTCGGCATCGGCAGCGGAATATCGTTCCAAAACGTGAAAAATCTCAATCACGCCAGCGACTTGAACAAAATTCTTCCATTTTTGACTTACACCTCGTTCGCCGAGTTCTCACAAGGAGTTCAAGTGGTCGCCGCAGATGCTCAAGCGAACACCAACTCGTGCTCGTCGTCGGCCTTCAAGAAATGA
- the LOC134184154 gene encoding uncharacterized protein LOC134184154, with protein sequence MFNLDKVVQKSFAEYHSKRNFVERVHAVENEALSKHGPFNSHQVHGHAKTGSQEHKKNMLAMAKDIERCLNFGVLYNKQPLHAFQSIKEGDFVFDDEVQLKCFLSLSDIRKVEVGSMAYGMTRTKLSEHLCAIWELNADFASTYCDDYKAVCGRMIERKRDTNRRHCLTVYKDKYTIAVYNDGSDWEGKTEDSIERQPVPDYVGWFETGGELHYLAYENEKGCQQDLGTIVREHFCQRKY encoded by the coding sequence ATGTTCAACTTGGACAAGGTGGTTCAAAAATCATTCGCTGAATACCACTCTAAACGAAATTTTGTTGAAAGAGTTCATGCTGTTGAAAATGAAGCATTGTCAAAGCATGGACCATTTAATTCTCATCAAGTCCATGGCCATGCTAAGACGGGATCTCAGGAGCATAAGAAAAACATGCTGGCCATGGCGAAGGATATAGAAAGATGTCTCAATTTTGGTGTTTTATACAATAAACAACCACTTCATGCATTTCAGTCTATCAAAGAAGGTGATTTCGTGTTTGATGATGAAGTGCAGTTAAAgtgtttcttgtcattgtcagaCATTCGTAAGGTAGAAGTTGGTTCAATGGCATATGGAATGACACGAACCAAGCTATCAGAGCACCTCTGTGCAATTTGGGAATTGAATGCAGACTTTGCTAGTACTTACTGTGATGACTACAAAGCTGTCTGTGGTCGTATGATTGAACGTAAACGTGATACAAATAGAAGACATTGCCTGACTgtttacaaagacaaatataCAATCGCAGTATATAACGATGGTTCAGACTGGGAAGGCAAAACAGAAGACTCGATTGAACGCCAACCTGTTCCTGATTATGTCGGGTGGTTTGAGACAGGAGGTGAGCTGCATTACTTGGCCTATGAAAACGAAAAAGGCTGCCAACAGGACCTTGGGACAATTGTGAGGGAACATTTTTGCCAACGAAAGTACTAG
- the LOC134184383 gene encoding uncharacterized protein LOC134184383: protein MQDEYLCPVVNETWKSHQESILENFKDNPLHLLGDGRCDSPGYSAKYCTYTLVGQDTGLIVDFQLVQVSEVSNSVGMEKEGFLRSVNELVTKGLTVAQIATDRHLQITSVMKKQFPDIDHQYDVWHVSKSVIKKLTQLGKAKGCSNLLPRIRSVANHLWWSSKSCNGQAENLREKWISIIYHTINVHSWENAASFGKCEHNELSLEESQRKQWLKKCSPAHDALKSVVLNKKLLKDLDKLTDFSYTGNLEVYHALLTKYCSKRQRFSYKGMLARTQLAALDRNHNTGRRQATTSSAEVRYKVVFPKPTKIWFAKPITESKSYGYLQGILKAVLNKRQLNPQPLRKHKARQPPVILPANIATCERPLKETVVSARKTRFT, encoded by the coding sequence ATGCAAGATGAATACCTGTGTCCTGTGGTTAATGAAACGTGGAAAAGTCACCAGGAATCTATACTAGAAAACTTCAAAGACAACCCTTTACACCTACTGGGAGATGGGCGATGTGACAGCCCTGGATATTCCGctaaatattgtacatatacTCTAGTGGGGCAAGATACAGGGCTTATTGTTGATTTTCAGTTGGTGCAGGTCAGCGAAGTTTCCAATTCTGTTGGGATGGAAAAAGAGGGGTTTCTACGATCAGTCAATGAGCTAGTAACTAAAGGCTTAACTGTGGCTCAAATTGCTACTGATAGACACCTGCAGATAACATCTGTCATGAAAAAGCAGTTCCCTGATATAGATCATCAGTATGATGTTTGGCACGTTTCAAAAAGTGTTATCAAAAAGTTAACCCAACTGGGTAAAGCAAAGGGCTGTAGTAACCTTCTTCCACGGATAAGATCTGTGGCAAATCACTTGTGGTGGTCATCAAAATCATGTAATGGACAAGCTGAAAATCTAAGAGAGAAATGGATTTCTATTATTTAccataccatcaatgtccatTCATGGGAGAATGCTGCATCTTTTGGCAAGTGTGAACACAACGAATTGTCACTTGAAGAGAGCCAACGAAAGCAGTGGTTAAAGAAATGTTCTCCTGCACATGATGCACTGAAGTCGGTAGTCCTAAACAAGAAGCTTTTGAAAGACCTTGACAAGCTAACGGACTTCAGCTACACTGGTAATTTGGAAGTTTACCATGCTCTTCTCACTAAATATTGTTCTAAGAGGCAACGTTTCAGCTACAAGGGGATGCTTGCAAGAACACAGCTGGCTGCACTTGATCGTAACCACAACACAGGAAGAAGGCAAGCTACCACTAGCAGTGCAGAAGTGAGATACAAGGTGGTTTTTCCCAAACCTACCAAGATCTGGTTTGCAAAGCCCATCACTGAATCAAAGAGCTATGGCTATCTGCAGGGAATCCTTAAAGCAGTTCTAAATAAACGGCAGCTGAATCCACAACCTCTTCGAAAACACAAAGCCAGACAACCTCCAGTGATTTTACCAGCCAACATTGCCACCTGTGAAAGACcactcaaggaaactgttgtTAGTGCTCGTAAAACAAGATTTACATAG